AACATTTATCAGATAGTTGGATTCATATTTGCGTGGGTACATATGAGTTCGGTTTATGGGGAGTTCAGAGGAATAAATCGTTCCCAGTGTGTGTGTCTCACTGGACAGAAAGTATGAGGATGAAGCCGATTCGATGATTCCAAGATGCCAAAAAGGTTGGCTTGGATGCTTTGCTTCATCTTTTTTCTTTACATGTTTGATTTTTAGTATCTCTTGGGTATTTGTCTCTCCGTCTAACGCTGCATGGATCTCTTCCAGAGGAAAAGTTGCCAATATTAATAATGTAAGAATGATCCATGGAAGCTTACTCAAATGTGACAATCCCTCCTTTTACGCACCGGTAAAGTTGGTTAAGAACTCTTTGACATCGGAACGTAAGCCTGAAATAACAATCGTGTCGCCTTCTTCAATCATCGTGTCTGCTCCAGGTGCTTTGAGCTTATCCTGTCCATCCTTCACAACCGCAATAATGGTAATGTCAAAGTTTTGGCGGATATTCAATTCACCAATTGACTTGCCTTTAAATTTCGTTGCATTTTGCACTTTGTACCATTCAATGATCAAGTCCCCAAACGCCATGTCAAGAGTTTCCAGTGCTTTAGGTTTGTATGCCATTCCACCTAGAATACTTGCAATCTGTCTGGATTCAGTGTCGTTCAATGAGATGGTTGGCAAGAATTCTTCCGGATCATTCGGATCTTGCTTAAAAATATCTCTTCTGCCATCATCGTGCACAATGACCGTCATCTTCTCCTTATCCTCTGTTTCAACAACAAACTTTTTCCCTACTCCTGGAAGATCTTTTTCCCAAATCTCCAAAACAACGCCTCCTAAATTGTAGTGACAACACGTGCCACGCCCATTATACGTGAAAACGGATGAAAAATCACGAAAAGAAACGGTTTTAAATCAATTTTTGAAGTCGGAGAACAAGTCTTTTGTATTCACCCCCACCGCGTCAACACTAAGCTCCCACAGCCGCTCCTGATTCTCGACATTATTTGCTTTTGCAGATGTCTCGACACGTCGTCGTTTCACATAGTATCCTCCGCTCTGCCCTTCACATTCTGCGGAAGATGCCAAATAAATCGCCGTATCCGCTCCCTGCGCTGGCGTTTGAAAAAATGGCTTCAGCAGAGCGACGACTCTTTTCCCGAACCCCGTTTTTCGATTAATCCCTAATTCTGTCGCCACGGCACCTGGATGGACAGCGTTGACTGTGATGTGACCGTGACTGCGTTCAAGGCGTCTTGCCCAAGCGTAGGTCATCATTACATTTGCAAGCTTCGTTTGTCCGTAAGCTGCAAATGTACGGTACTTGCGTGTTTTCCAATTCAAATCATCCCACCGTAACTGCCCAAATTTGTAAGCGCCCGATGCGACATTCACAATT
This genomic interval from Aureibacillus halotolerans contains the following:
- a CDS encoding cation:proton antiporter regulatory subunit, whose translation is MEIWEKDLPGVGKKFVVETEDKEKMTVIVHDDGRRDIFKQDPNDPEEFLPTISLNDTESRQIASILGGMAYKPKALETLDMAFGDLIIEWYKVQNATKFKGKSIGELNIRQNFDITIIAVVKDGQDKLKAPGADTMIEEGDTIVISGLRSDVKEFLTNFTGA
- a CDS encoding SDR family oxidoreductase produces the protein MQEDASERVVLVTGATTGMGLATAEALATTGATVLLHGRNREKGLQAIEQIKKSTGNENLHLFLSDFSSLTSVNEMVTSIKASFSHLDVLVNNAGSVVTKRYDTKDGFEWQWGVNHLSPFLLTYQLFPLLAAAKKARIVNVASGAYKFGQLRWDDLNWKTRKYRTFAAYGQTKLANVMMTYAWARRLERSHGHITVNAVHPGAVATELGINRKTGFGKRVVALLKPFFQTPAQGADTAIYLASSAECEGQSGGYYVKRRRVETSAKANNVENQERLWELSVDAVGVNTKDLFSDFKN